The Deltaproteobacteria bacterium genome includes the window TTACTACCCCCATCATCTTTGCTTGCATCTGATCCATCATGTCATACTCAGCATAGTAAGCTGCTGCCGTGGTATAAAGAAGACTCCCTAAAATATCGTCTTTTGTCATACCTGTGAAATTCTGTGCAGAAAGGTTAGCTTGCGTTGTTGTAAGTTTCGCCTTTAATGCAAGGAGCTGTCGCTGAGATACACCACCAGCGTCTATGCCTATGCCATAATATTCTCCTGCAATGAGATTCTTTGTGATCGTATCGTCATATTGATTTGCATCAGTAAAGGTCATGGTAAGTGTCTCCCCATTTCCAAGTCCTATAGATCTGCCTGTTGCGACTACCTGCCCGTCGATCAGCAACTAATGTATCCATCACTGCTACTGTCGTGCGGGTAATATCTGTTGTGGAGGTTATATTACCGAGAGAGCCGTCGAGATTTGACTGAGTCTCTAACCATGAGAGACCATTGGTTATTGCACTGGATTGAGCATAGGCAGTATTAACATTCAAGGAAGACAAAAAGATTAAGAATACTAAAATCGACAAACATTTTGTTATTAATATATGTTTTTTCATACCCTCACACTCATTCATATTCCAGCCTATTTAGTCGAACCATTTTGGTCCACCAATAAACCATGTTGCTTTATTGTCTTTTACTACCTTTACAATCCATACAAACAACATTCCAGCTGCAGGGATAAACCATTCTGCATATAGGTTGAAATAAATAAATATTATTCCGATGACCCACAAAATTAAAACAATAAATGATATTTCCTTATGAGTTTTTATTACGTAAAAAGGCATTTTCAAAAATGCCGCGACCTTTTTTTCAATTATCAGTGGAATTGAAATTATTATTACAGCTATAATTAAGTATATAATTCCCTCTATGACTCTTTCTTTTAGTGACGTATATGTAGTGGTTAATACTGATATTCCTAATATAGAAAAAAGAATCAATACAGAAACCGCAGCCTTAAGTTTTATTTCGATTTCTTTTGATGTCAATATTAAATAAATAATGTTTATAAACAAGATTATAGTTTGAATTATGATAAGAATTGTCTGGTTGTTCATATTAAGACCTTGCTTTCCTCATGGACTTGTACCAAAACACTTATTTCCTATTTCGGGTAATTCACGAGCTAATTCAAGTATTGAGATAATCTGTTCTATACCAGCAGTAGGAATAATCGCTGCAAGCAACACTTCAATTATCGGATCAACCATCCAAAGTTCAAACAAGAAAAAAACTGCAACCATAGTTAACGCAAGAACACAAGCCCTCGCAGTTGGACTTGCTTCGAGTATTAACCAACCGATAAGCGAAAGGTAAGCTGGCAACAGTAATGCAGCAATAGCAAAAATAATGGGGCCCGCGGCTATTGCTAAAGCTAAAAGTGCAAATCCAAGAGCAAGCATGAGGATCATCGCACCGCCTAATCCACCGCTGATCATATACGCCCCTGCACCTGTCGTAGGATCTATGATTATATAGCCAACACCGGTCCAGCCGTTGTAGGTTATTTGCATTTGGGGAACGGTAACAACTTCACCTGCATTTACTGCATTCTGAATATCTGAAATTACATCTGATGGAAGCTGAAGTTGTGGTAATACAGTAGAGATGTTTGATTGATTTACTGTGTATATCGGGATACCTTCATCATTAGCTATTTGTATTGCCTTTATTGCTGATATACCTTGCACAGGATTGTTTGACATGAAAAATAATTGTTCTGGTACATTGTTCTCGAGTGCTGATGAGTTCATGCCACTTGCAAACATGTATTGAATTACCTTATTGTTATCTCCATCCGAAGCTTGCGTAAGTTCCAAGTTCCTTTGTACATCCATCTTGAGACCAGATGGGCTTATATTCGTAGCTACACCAAACATATAGCTTACGTTCATCGTAACGGAGAATACCGCTTCTGATGGAATCCTTGCTATTACCACCCCCATCTCTCTCGCTTGTGTCCAATCCATCATATCATATTCGGCGTAATATGAAACAGCTGTTGTATAAAGTAGACTCCCAAAAATATCATCCTTTGTCATGCCGGTAAAGTCTTGTGATTGTAATCTCGTTTGAATGGTACTTAGTGCGTTTTTCAGATTGAGTACCGTTTGTGATGATACACCACCAGCGTCTATTCCTATCCCGTAATACTCACCCGCTGTTAGGTTCGTTGTGGCTGTATCAGCATATTGATTTGCATCTGTAAAGGTCATCGTAAGAGTTTCAGAGCCACCTAATCCTATAGAGCTACCTGTAGCCACTACCTGCCCATCGACCATCAATTGTGGTACCATTTTGATTAAATATGCTGGTAACGATGTCGGGAGGGAACTGATGGTTATTGAACTGCCTGTTGGCATATAAGATTCTATTACAGCTTCATCCGCACTGGTTGCAGGCACATAGCTCAATGTGAGTCTTTTCCCTGCTATCTGTGCCAAACTTACTGTATAGTTTATATCCGTCTGTAAGGTTTGTGGATTGGTAATCTGGAATGATATCTTGTACCTCAAATTATCAGGTACTTCTGAAGCCTCCCAGCCTTTTGCTAATACCTGATATGGTATTGTACCAAGTAAGTACGGAAAGTTTTGCTGAATGATAGTCTTCTTGCCGATTACATCCCCTACCGTTGCATTGGGGTTTGTCTGAGAAATGTAGTTTGCTACCTGTGCCTGATAATTTGCTATGGTCTGGGATATGTATGCCGCATTAATGTTTGTTACATACCCTTGTTGTGTATTTATTGTAGCTGTGGAGGTAATCTGGTTTATAAAGCTTTGGGCGTCAAACGGCACTGCCTGTGTGATATTCATTCCTTGTGTATAGGTATACTGCTTATAGCTTGCATCCAGGGGTATCCATTCATTGCCGGGACCATTGCGTGCTCCTCTTGATGGAAAGTAATTCACATAAGCTTCGACCCATGCATGCTCAATCTTTGCCGCTACTATCTTACCGCCAGCCACTTCACCTGTTATTGGGATGCCGCCTTGAGCCATCAGCTCTAATGCGGATTTTGCATCTGTGAACCCGCCTACCCAGTTCATGATTTTATTAATAGGTAACTGGATTGTGCCATAAACGTAGCGGGCAGGAATGTTGGAGGCGCGGAGTAATGCGATAAGCAGGCTTGCTGTGTCCATATCATTACACTGCATGGTCTGGAGGCACATGTCTGCACCCTGAATAGAGCCGTAGGTCGGGACGTATTCTATGTTGTTATAGACCCAGTTGTAGATCTGTACCGGGTTGTGATTTAGCTCTGCTGCCTTTGCAAGGATTGCAGGGGTAAACTGGACTTCTACTGTGGATGTTAGGTCTGCGGCCGTCGGGGGAGGGATGGTCTGGACGATTGCGGATGAAAGTATGCCGTTGAGCGAGCCAATGGAGGCAAGCTGGATGGGATTCTGGATTCCCGTTTTCATGGGAATGACAGACTGGGGAATATCTCCGATGTTATTATTGCTGTCATTCCGTACTTGATACGGAATCCAGTCTTTTGTTTCTCTGGATTCCTGCTTTCGCAGGAATGACGAGGCACTATATAGCTTTCCCGGACTTCTCCACACGGGTTTTACCCCGTTAGAAGATGCGGTTGATTTTGCTATTGCTTGATCCGGAGATTCCAATTTCGTAAAGGTCAATTTTCTAACGGGGTGAACCATCCTATGCGGTAGTTTGTTCGGATTGAATTTGATGTGCCGGGAGGGTGGTTTTATCTTATCAAGAAATACCTTGAGCTTCCTTGTCCTTGCCGTGAACTGAGTATTTGTTTTCGCAGTATTTATTGAATCAAGCTCTGATTTAAGCTGCGCAAGGTTCTTTTCATACTTTCTTTCAAATGCTTTTTGTCTTTGCTGGATTACAGCCGGAAGGCCCTTTATTCGCTGCTCGGTTTGTTTGAACTGAGCTCTGATGTTTATATCTGCTTGCTCAAGCTCGGATTTCTCTTTTTGGAATCCTGCTTGCTCAGATTTAATACCTACTTGCTGGATCTTGCTCTCTGCTTTCTCGGACCGCTCCCGGATGCGTGTGACGAGGGTTTCTAACCCCCTTGCATCCCCCTTATCAGGGGGAAATCCAGAAAATTCTCTGTTGTTATTTCTCTCGCTACTCGCTACTTGATGCTCGCCACTATTGGCGGTTGCTGCATATACAACCTGATAGATCCCGAGATTCGTCCATGCAAATACGAATATCAGGAAAACAGCGATTGACTTTAACAAAGAAGGTTTGAAAATATCCTTATGAAAACCGATCTTCATTAACCCTCCTAATACTGTTTCTATAAATGAACAATACGTTTGATGTAAATAAAATTCTTTTATAGGTCGTTGAATACGCATCCTCATTCCATGAGCCGTCCGAGTTCTGCTTGATAACAAGATAGGAAAGGGCGTTGCTGATCGTGGAGAAGTTGGAGTAGTTCACGGACTTCAGGGCCTGAAGGGCGAGGAGGGTGTCGAGATTGTTTATACCGTAACCTTCATAGCCTCCCCATACCCCGCTTGCATTGTCTATATACGATACAAGCAACCCTTCATCGCTACCGCCTGACAAAAGTGTAAACATGCGTTCGGAAAGATAATCCGTGGTGCTGATAGATTGACCCTGTAGCCATGAAACGGCATTGGAATAAAACGTCGTGTTCGTCTGCCCCAATGCTTGTAATGTATCTATCACTGCTACTGTCGTGCGGGTAATATCGGTTGTGGAGGTAATATTGCCGAGAGAGCCATCGGGATTTGCCTGGGTTCCCAGCCATGAAAGACCGCCGTTGATTAGAGTAGACTGTGCATGAGCAGAAAAGGCAGACGACAAAGAAATAATTATTGCCAACAATAATCCCTTTCTCACAATTCCTCCTCATAGAACAACAATAAGCATGGTATCATTTAAGTACCTTCATTTTATTCCTCATTTCACAATCAGTCCAATGCAGTAGTTTAACAAATAAACCATTCCTACAACGAAAGGGCCGATAATGAAGCCATTTACTATTGCAAGCAAAGCTTCACGATTGACTAACATACCTTTCGCATCGTTTATTATAATTTTGTCTTTGTGTTTTTCTTTAATATAATTTAGTATTTCATCATTGTGAGAATAGGCTGTATTGATTCGGATTACTTTATTCTCGTTCGTTCTGATTTTTATATTAACCCAAACAACTTTGGCAGGTTTTTCCTCGAAAACTGACCGAACGTTTTCACGTATATCTTGAGTGAGATATTTTGGGTATATATGGATTTCCTTAACTCCGCTCCACAAAGTTTCTTTTGCATAAAGCCAATTCAACGCCATTATCTTGTCTTCAAAAATAATGACTGTGTCTCCAACATATTTTGTTTGGAGTACTACTTGGAACACTAAGAAACAACAGAAATAAAGAACTCCGAATAAAAGCATTGTTCTTATGGAATGAGAATTGCCAATGATGACTTCTAACACTATAAACCATATAATAGTTTCAATTATGGCAATAAATCCAGTATATTTTGATTTATTACCATATAAAGTTAAAATGCTTGCCTTGTCTATCTTTGAAATTATTAATGCTTTATCAATTTTATTTACACTATCGACTGGAGCATTTGTGTTCCCAATGAATTTAAACAAATTCTTTGTCCATATAATCAAATTCAAAGAAATCTCCTCATTATCTATTATCAATTATTTTCATTGTGAACATCCGGCATCGCTTTTGTGCTTAGATTGAGCTTTAAATTCTATTAGCAATAATATCATCCATAAACCAAGTATTATGCAATATCCTGTAAGCGCCCGATAGATTCCGAGTATGACCAGTACAATCCATAATCCTGAATAGTTTAATATTTTTTTAGTTAATACTTTGTTCTCAAAAATGATTTTAAGAACGGACATTACTTGTTGCCAATCCTGAGCCACTTTCACTATTATAAAAACCAGGTATATGGCTGCTATAAGAAACCATAACACGTCTGTTGCAAGCTTAGTCGTAATATTGATGCTATATGCAAGATCTATATAAAGGATAATCAAAATTATACTTTTAAAATGATTTGCAAATCTTTTTTTCAATAGTTTGTCCGTTACTTTATCTTTTAGGGGGTTAACAAATAGTCTTATAGAAACTAAGTACATTATAAATGCTAACTGAAATAATAAATACTTATAAAATGATTCTGATGATATTAATGGTTGTGTCATTGTGAATGGTATTTTTGTCTATTCATTAACTTTTCTGAATACATGCTTCTGTAAAATCTTTACCTGCACTTACAGCTTCCATTATACGAAGGAGAAATTCGACCTGTGTAGGAATTATCTCGGTCATACCAATATTAATACTGATAGCAACTTCTGCTATAATTTTTATTATATTTAACACGCATATTTTTTCCGCTGTAGTTGCAGAGATCATTAACCATCTGATAAAGACATAATAAAGTGGTAGCAGAGATATTAAAAGGGCGCCAATAACCGGAATCAGAATTCCACCAGAAAGACCAATGGCTACAAGTAAGCCTATAAATACAAGTGATGTTATTATTATCGCACCACCTAGCCCTCCGCTAATCATATATGCGCCGGCTCCTGTTGATGGGTCTATTATGATATACCCTACTCCAGTCCAGCCATTGTAGGTTATCTGAGTCTTTGAAACTGTTACCGTCTTGCCTGCATTTACCGCATTCTGAATATCTGCTATTACATCTGAGGGAAGCTGAAGTTGCGGTAATACAGTAGAGATGTTTGACTGATTTACAGTGTATATCGGTATACCTTGATCGTTTGCTGTTTGTATTGCTTTTATTGCCGATATGCCTTTTACAGGGTTGCTTGGCGTGGAAAGCAATTGTTCTGGTACACTACTTTCTAATAGTGAAGAGTTTTGTCCACTTGTAAGCATATATTGAACAACATTATTGCTATTCCCATCTACAGCCTCTGTAAGCTCCAAGTTTCTTTGCACATCCATCTTTAGTCCAGCCGGACTTATACTCGTTGCTACACCAAACATATAGCTTACGTTCATCGTAACTGAGAATACCGCTTCTGACGGTACCCTTGCTATTACCACACTCATTATCTTCGCTTGCATTTGATCCATGATATCATATTCGGCGTAATATGAAACAGCTGTTGTATAAAGTAGGTTTCCAAGAATATCATCTCTCGTCATACCAGTAAAATCCTGCGCTTGTAATTTTGATTGAATAGCACTTAGTGCGTTTTTCAGATTGAGTACCGTTTGTGATGATACACCACCAGCGTCTATTCCTATCCCGTAATACTCACCCGCTGTCAGGTTTGTTGTAGAGGTATCAGCATATTGGTTTGCATAAGTAAAGGTCATGGTCAGAGTTTCAGAACCTCCTAATCCTATAGAGCTACCTGTTGCTACTACCTGCCCATCGACTATTAATTGTGGCACCATGTTGATTAAATATGCGGGTAATGAAGT containing:
- a CDS encoding transglutaminase is translated as MKIGFHKDIFKPSLLKSIAVFLIFVFAWTNLGIYQVVYAATANSGEHQVASSERNNNREFSGFPPDKGDARGLETLVTRIRERSEKAESKIQQVGIKSEQAGFQKEKSELEQADINIRAQFKQTEQRIKGLPAVIQQRQKAFERKYEKNLAQLKSELDSINTAKTNTQFTARTRKLKVFLDKIKPPSRHIKFNPNKLPHRMVHPVRKLTFTKLESPDQAIAKSTASSNGVKPVWRSPGKLYSASSFLRKQESRETKDWIPYQVRNDSNNNIGDIPQSVIPMKTGIQNPIQLASIGSLNGILSSAIVQTIPPPTAADLTSTVEVQFTPAILAKAAELNHNPVQIYNWVYNNIEYVPTYGSIQGADMCLQTMQCNDMDTASLLIALLRASNIPARYVYGTIQLPINKIMNWVGGFTDAKSALELMAQGGIPITGEVAGGKIVAAKIEHAWVEAYVNYFPSRGARNGPGNEWIPLDASYKQYTYTQGMNITQAVPFDAQSFINQITSTATINTQQGYVTNINAAYISQTIANYQAQVANYISQTNPNATVGDVIGKKTIIQQNFPYLLGTIPYQVLAKGWEASEVPDNLRYKISFQITNPQTLQTDINYTVSLAQIAGKRLTLSYVPATSADEAVIESYMPTGSSITISSLPTSLPAYLIKMVPQLMVDGQVVATGSSIGLGGSETLTMTFTDANQYADTATTNLTAGEYYGIGIDAGGVSSQTVLNLKNALSTIQTRLQSQDFTGMTKDDIFGSLLYTTAVSYYAEYDMMDWTQAREMGVVIARIPSEAVFSVTMNVSYMFGVATNISPSGLKMDVQRNLELTQASDGDNNKVIQYMFASGMNSSALENNVPEQLFFMSNNPVQGISAIKAIQIANDEGIPIYTVNQSNISTVLPQLQLPSDVISDIQNAVNAGEVVTVPQMQITYNGWTGVGYIIIDPTTGAGAYMISGGLGGAMILMLALGFALLALAIAAGPIIFAIAALLLPAYLSLIGWLILEASPTARACVLALTMVAVFFLFELWMVDPIIEVLLAAIIPTAGIEQIISILELARELPEIGNKCFGTSP